In Oryza sativa Japonica Group chromosome 11, ASM3414082v1, the following are encoded in one genomic region:
- the LOC4350576 gene encoding uncharacterized protein, translated as MGCSTSKLEPKDQLDASAPSHHRRRGFASDLFGRATRKNHHNGGKSGCESGDAAVPMAGRQHEEEQPRQGKKGGRGKREVQAGSPSFRYYCENAAAAAFGEHRGQAPTTQI; from the coding sequence ATGGGCTGCTCGACCTCCAAGCTCGAGCCGAAGGACCAGCTGGACGCCTCGGCGCCgtcccaccaccgccgccgcggctttGCCAGCGACCTCTTTGGCCGCGCCACCAGGAAGAACCACCACAATGGTGGCAAGAGCGGGTGCGAAAgtggcgacgccgccgtccccatggccggccggcagcATGAGGAGGAGCAGCCGCGGCAAGGGAAGAAGGGCGGCCGTGGCAAGCGCGAGGTGCAAGCGGGGTCGCCAAGCTTCCGGTACTACTGTGagaatgccgccgccgccgccttcggcgaACATCGAGGTCAAGCACCAACAACGCAAATATGA
- the LOC136354193 gene encoding uncharacterized protein — protein MSTSSATSTATGTSIAPASTNAIATIFINPYTTISVKTHVPISLELRNPNFNKWKTLFRSMCGKFGLLDHLDSAPPADPDTSWEQADFCIRSWLFGSVADDTLDLAMELDQTARALWLAIADLFQVNKEPRAIFLHHEFHSIIQGDLSIIAYRQRMKTAVDALRDVCHPVTESQLILNLPRGVNSHFTSTVDNIASAPVLPSFTSTRNTLALKELRLANDAKLVQTETALVAASSAATCCPSGSCSSTGGGGNHKTGGHGGNKKKNGGRNYNRNGSSNSGGNGGNRQSGGGTFSFAVSRPPSGPWFSVSPWAGQQ, from the coding sequence ATGTCGACGTCCTCTGCCACCTCCACCGCGACCGGCACCTCTATAGCGCCGGCCTCCACCAACGCCATCGCGACTATCTTCATCAACCCATACACGACCATCTCCGTCAAGACTCATGTCCCGATCTCCCTTGAGCTTCGCAACCCCAACTTCAACAAGTGGAAGACCTTATTCCGCTCGATGTGTGGCAAGTTCGGTCTCCTCGACCACCTCGACTCCGCACCTCCTGCAGATCCTGACACCTCATGGGAGCAAGCTGATTTCTGCATCCGCAGCTGGCTGTTTGGCTCGGTCGCCGACGACACCCTCGACCTCGCCATGGAGCTGGATCAGACGGCTCGTGCCCTCTGGCTCGCCATCGCCGACCTCTTTCAAGTGAACAAGGAACCACGTGCAATCTTCCTTCACCATGAGTTCCACTCCATTATCCAAGGCGATCTCTCCATCATTGCCTACCGCCAGCGCATGAAGACGGCAGTCGATGCCCTTCGCGACGTCTGCCACCCTGTCACGGAGTCGCAGCTGATTCTTAACCTCCCGCGCGGCGTCAACTCCCACTTCACCAGCACGGTGGACAACATCGCGAGTGCTCCTGTGCTCCCGTCCTTCACCTCTACGCGGAACACCCTTGCTCTCAAGGAACTTCGTCTGGCCAACGATGCCAAATTAGTCCAGACAGAGACCGCCCTCGTCGCGGCAAGCAGCGCTGCTACCTGTTGCCCTTCAGGGTCCTGCTCCTCCACTGGTGGTGGCGGCAATCATAAGACGGGCGGCCATGGTgggaacaagaagaagaatggCGGCCGCAACTACAACCGCAATGGCAGCAGcaacagcggcggcaacggcgggaatcgtcaaagcggcggcggcaccttcTCCTTTGCCGTTTCACGCCCTCCGTCTGGACCATGGTTCTCTGTCTCCCCATGGGCCGGCCAGCAGTAG